In a genomic window of Acropora muricata isolate sample 2 chromosome 2, ASM3666990v1, whole genome shotgun sequence:
- the LOC136903287 gene encoding uncharacterized protein — translation MPHGSTKFQVSWLDQTDIDSFKIGDWCTSCKTSKNKAFCTLCLKDISVENSGLPQIQQHAKGEKHRKLSQARFSQTQRHFVLSATCGESRGKDKVPVNVPIQDMSQQEKATTAEALWAMKTASSDYSFASSDGTPHLFQKMFPGYVSDNFSMSRTKVSYLISDGLGPYFRQKLCHDISHSECGYTIQYDETGNSQGRKQCDVLVRYWSEEKNEVSVRFLQTLFFGHAKGHDVGMKIVDTLQEVGYQLPLSGLISLSSDGPNVNKTIWNTVNKVLVDEGLPGLMPFIPCNIHVVHNVFRAGLNSYGEASEELAIDLFYWLKSSPSRREDYGHVLSDLGLDDELFVRHVQCRWLTLLPALDRIVKSWEAVKKYFLEELPKQATEKRTSKSLEKNERYNHIGRKLQDKSFPAQLAFLVSVEPIFKKFLYFFQNEGPLIHLLRDQMCELLKSVMHRFLKSQAINDKEGKHLLTVEYFKPDIQLSFTQIEVGEKTRTSLSKLTTDQQKIALKGIKQFYLDTTKYLIDHLPIDNKLLRDITFLNPLLRDNQHGAQAIRTLAVIMPTISEEWRVYHEGSVIDSDSTTQRIDHYWASVFQEKKMQGKLNYSVLQKLVKSLLSLAHGNADVERSLSANKRTLTPDRASLGDLTINGLRAVKDHVKNHGEPHNVPITKGLLQASREAHRAYSKRLSDEREELSRKKKFEEAERQRLRDGEKEREKEAKKLEQSRRNLCVREKELEKSEELKESELQRAKTLYEEANDRLLKAIKNKNFNEVTVAQGLLEVAKKKMDDVMEQSRQCSSKRSQLTKNKKRLLEGYSKHLSSKKKKSH, via the exons ATGCCGCATGGTTCTACTAAGTTTCAAGTTAGCTGGCTTGATCAAACTGATATTGACAGCTTCAAGATTGGGGACTGGTGCACATCTTGTAAAACCTCAAAAAACAAGGCCTTTTGCACCTTGTGCTTGAAAGACATCTCGGTTGAAAATTCAGGATTGCCTCAAATACAGCAGCATGCTAAGGGAGAAAAGCACAGGAAGTTGTCTCAAGCCAGGTTTTCCCAGACTCAAAGACATTTTGTACTTTCTGCAACTTGTGGCGAAAGCCGAGGAAAGGACAAGGTACCTGTCAATGTACCCATTCAAGATATGTCACAACAAGAGAAGGCTACCACAGCTGAAGCGCTTTGGGCCATGAAAACTGCTTCAAGTGACTATTCATTTGCATCATCAGATGGTACACCGCACTTGTTCCAAAAAATGTTCCCAGGATACGTGTCTGATAACTTTTCAATGAGCAGAACAAAAGTGTCATATCTGATATCTGATGGATTAGGCCCATACTTTAGACAGAAACTGTGCCATGATATTTCTCATTCAGAGTGTGGGTATACCATTCAGTATGATGAGACAGGGAATTCCCAAGGCCGTAAGCAATGTGACGTACTAGTGCGCTATTGGTCAGAAGAGAAGAATGAAGTTAGTGTTCGATTCTTGCAGACACTTTTCTTTGGACATGCCAAAGGTCACGATGTGGGGATGAAGATTGTAGATACTCTTCAGGAAGTGGGCTATCAGCTGCCTTTGTCAGGCTTGATTAGTTTGTCATCCGATGGTCCAAATGTTAATAAAACCATATGGAATACAGTCAATAAGGTACTTGTAGATGAAGGACTCCCTGGGCTTATGCCATTCATCCCTTGTAACATTCATGTAGTGCACAATGTCTTCCGTGCAGGCTTAAATAGTTATGGAGAAGCATCTGAGGAACTAGCCATAGACCTGTTTTATTGGTTAAAGAGCTCACCTTCTCGTCGAGAAGATTATGGCCATGTGTTATCCGATCTTGGACTTGATGACGAGCTCTTTGTGAGGCATGTTCAATGCAGGTGGCTTACACTCCTTCCAGCATTAGATAGAATTGTCAAGAGTTGGGAAgcagtaaagaaatattttctGGAAGAATTGCCCAAACAAGCTACAGAAAAGAGAACAAGCAAGAGTTTAGAGAAGAATGAGCGGTACAATCATATTGGCAGAAAGTTACAGGACAAGTCCTTCCCAGCTCAACTTGCCTTTTTAGTGTCTGTGGAGCCAATTTTTAAGaagtttctttacttttttcaaaatgaaggtCCACTGATTCACCTTCTTCGTGATCAAATGTGCGAGCTACTGAAATCAGTAATGCATCGTTTCCTCAAGAGCCAAGCCATTAATGACAAAGAGGGAAAGCACCTACTGACAGTAGAGTATTTCAAACCAGATATTCAACTCTCCTTTACCCAGATCGAAGTTGGAGAGAAAACTCGCACTTCCCTGTCTAAGTTGACTACCGACCAGCAGAAGATAGCTCTTAAAGGAATTAAACAGTTCTATCTAGACACCACAAAGTATCTCATTGACCATCTGCCCATAGACAACAAGCTTTTAAGAGACATCACATTCCTAAATCCACTTCTAAGGGATAACCAGCATGGAGCACAGGCTATTCGCACACTCGCAGTGATTATGCCAACAATATCAGAAGAGTGGAGGGTGTACCATGAAGGAAGCGTAATTGATAGTGACAGTACCACCCAAAGAATTGACCATTACTGGGCATCtgtttttcaagagaaaaagaTGCAAGGTAAATTGAACTATTCTGTTCTTCAGAAGCTTGTTAAAAGCCTCCTGTCTTTAGCCCATGGCAATGCAGATGTAGAGCGAAGTCTTTCTGCTAACAA ACGGACTCTTACTCCTGACAGGGCTTCCCTTGGTGATTTAACAATAAATGGTTTGCGTGCTGTTAAAGATCATGTCAAAAATCATGGAGAGCCACATAATGTGCCGATCACCAAGGGACTTCTCCAAGCATCAAGAGAAGCTCACAGAGCGTATTCCAAGAGACTCTCTGATGAAAGGGAAGAGCTctcaaggaagaaaaaatttgAAGAAGCAGAAAGACAGAGACTCAGGGATGgtgaaaaagaaagggaaaaggaAGCAAAGAAGTTGGAACAAAGCAGACGAAACTTATGTGTGAGAGAAAAGGAACTAGAAAAATCAGAAGAGCTGAAGGAAAGTGAGCTGCAAAGGGCTAAAACACTTTATGAAGAAGCCAATGACAGACTGTTGAAGGCAATTAAGAACAAGAATTTTAATGAAGTAACTGTAGCGCAAGGGCTACTTGAAGTTGCTAAAAAGAAAATGGACGATGTCATGGAACAAAGCAGACAGTGTTCGAGCAAAAGATCTCAGCttacaaagaacaaaaaaagactCCTGGAAGGATATTCAAAACATCTATCttccaagaagaagaagagtcACTGA
- the LOC136909243 gene encoding ATP-dependent DNA helicase RecQ-like: MPASIGRSIVAALDHLNVSREKQKIMLIKEQEMAVKELLDGKDVMAILPTGFGKSLIFTIFAIAKGQILRSEKTCVLVISPLKSIIDDQIAEMASLNYRALELSVDNMASILSDPPQFVYCTAEKVLEKSFLDELRNSNTAIHKAVSAIVVDESHTVESWTGKR, from the coding sequence ATGCCGGCTTCCATCGGACGCAGTATTGTTGCAGCGTTAGATCATCTTAACGTGAGCAGAGAGAAGCAAAAAATTATGCTTATAAAGGAGCAAGAGATGGCTGTGAAAGAGCTGCTTGATGGAAAAGATGTCATGGCAATTTTGCCCACTGGATTCggtaaaagtttgattttcACCATCTTTGCCATTGCGAAGGGACAAATATTGAGATCAGAGAAGACTTGTGTGCTTGTGATTTCCCCTTTGAAgagtatcatcgatgatcaaATTGCCGAAATGGCGTCTTTGAACTACAGAGCGCTTGAATTGTCAGTCGACAATATGGCTTCCATTTTGAGCGATCCGCCACAATTCGTGTACTGCACAGCAGAAAAGGTCCTAGAGAAATCATTTCTCGATGAACTAAGGAACAGTAACACAGCTATCCATAAAGCTGTATCAGCTATTGTGGTTGACGAGTCACATACAGTGGAGTCGTGGACGGGGAAAAGGTAA